Below is a window of Hydrogenovibrio crunogenus DNA.
TGCCTTGCCCTGATGTGGATAGCGATGGTTTGGAAGATCGAGTCACAAGCGGTGCTTGTACAGACTCTGAAGGCCATGTACCTTATCGAGATATAGGACTGCGATTATCAGATGTGCGAGATGGTTTTTCGAATTTGGTGCTTTATACCGTGAATGAAGGTGCAACGGTCATTACCACTATGCAAGATGCAGCGCATTCAGCCAGCTATTTTTGTAATCGAACTTGTTCTCAGGGATCGGTGTCTGCTGGAGTGCTTCCCGTTTTTCAGTTGATCACGCCTCCGGTTGCAGATGATGCTGGCCAAGGGAATTATGATGTTTGTTCGGAAGGGGTTTCGTCTTGTAGTCATTCCTCTCAAATGGCTTATGAAAATCTTTCTGTTGTGTTGGTTGCGGGTAATCAAAGAGGAGGGGTAAATTGTAATGAGCGAGGAACACCAGAAAGCGAGAACTGTGATGGTGATGCATTATTTTGGCAGGGGAGTTTTGCAGCAATGCCATCCGTTGGTGGTTTCTTTGATGACACGGTTTCAGGTTTGTCAGGCTATGAAGTTAAATCGCATTTCTTAAAAACACACCCGAATGCTCTGTTTGATAACACACCAGGAAGTGGTACACCCTCCACTGGAGAAGTCCCCGTCTTGCCGTCAGGCACTTTCGATACCACGATTTCTGATGATTTTAATGACAGTGGTGATTTCTTAGCAACCAATGGTGATGATTCATTAGAGGTGACCGGGGATTTAAATGCCAAACTAAACCTTAAGAATGGCAACAATACGGTTCAAATAGGAGGAAATCAGAATGATGCTTTGGATACAGGGACGGGAAATGACATTGTGTGGATTCTGGGGAACTCAGAAGCCGCTATTTCTTTAGGGGCCGAAGACGATAATTTAACGATTGAAGGCGATCTGAACGGCACAAAGTCGTTAAAAGCCGAAGGCGGAAATGACTTTATTTATATTAAGGGAAATGTAAATAATGCCGTTGATATGGGGGCCGGAAATGATGCTCTTAAGATTGATGGGTTGATTAATGGTGACTTGGATGGTGGGTCAGGTGACGATACGCTTTATGTTAATTTGACTGAGCAGGAATGGCTTGATAGCGGTTATGCAAGTCGTGTGACGAATTTTGAGGTGGTTCAATTTAATGATGGTTCTTTATTGAACTTATAAGGAGGTTGGATGGGCTCGGTATTATTGGTCGATGATGATCAAGGTTTGAGGGCAATGTTGTCTTTTTCCCTTAAAGGGTCTGGTTTTAGCGTGTATGAAGCAGAAACAACGATAGATGCGATTACTTTGCTAAAGGAGCAAATGATTGAGGTTGTGGTATTGGATTTAGGGATGCCGCCAAATGAGCATGCTGCGACAGAAGGTCTGAAATTACTGGATTGGGTTTCTGAAGAAATGTTGAGTACTAAGGTGATTGTGCTTACGGGACAATCGGCTGACGAAACGTCATATGCTTCGATTAAATATGGCGCGTTTGATTTTTTGACTAAACCGGTTGAGTATGGCGTATTAAAGCAATCGATTGATCGCGCATTGTTGTTTTTAAAACAGTCTTTAAAGTTAAAAGAGCAAGAGGGGGTTCAGAAGATCGAGTTGGACCTTGAAATGGCCAAGGGGGTAAAAGCCGCCCGAAATGCAGCTGAGTTAAAGTTATTAAAGCAAGTATTGAGTGATACGGAATTTAATATCCATGAGGTGGCTCGACGACTTGGATTGAAACGTGAAAATGTTTATTACTTAATCAATAAATATGGCATTGAGCGTTCTTGATGTTTTCTGAATGGATAGGCGCGTTAGCTTTTAGCACCACTTTAGTCGGATTGACGTTGATTCTGGTGGTGTGGTATCTGCAGGCCCAAAGTCGTGAATTGAAAAATGCGATTTTAAAACTGTATGAAGTGAATAAAGTGGTCAACCAGGATGCGTTGGATTTTATTGAGCAGGCCTGGCCAATTTTAAAGGCTGCTGGCTTTAAAGGCATGAAGGGCGAGATTGTCTGGTTTGGAGAGGTGAAGCGCATTGAAAAAGGGAAAGAAGCCGCAGTGTCTTATCCTGTGAGCCTTGCTGAAGGTGGAATGGATTTTCAGTTGTTGTTGGCCGCGCCTCGTTTGAGGGGTGAAAAAAAACTCTTTGCTCAATTGATTTTTCAAACGTTCAAATCCTTACTGGTATTAGATGTCAGTAATAAAAATACTCAGTTTTTCTTGTCACAAAAGCGGTTAGAAAAATATCAGTTATTCGTACAGCATGACATTAAAAATTTAGCTCAGTTTATTCAATTGTTAGCCGATCAAGTTCGTGAAGTTGAATCAGAAGATGAAAAGCATCAGCTGGTTGAGCACCTAAAAAAGGTATTGCCTGGCGTGACAGGGCGTGCTGAAAAAACCATTAAACAAATGACGCTTTCCAGTGGCGCCTTTCAAGGTGTCGAATCGATTGAATTTGCCAGTGAAATTACACGAATTGCAAAGGGGTTGGATATTCAATACCAGTTGCACGGCTCATTTAGCTGTTCCATGTCTTATACGTTGTTTGAGCAGGTCATTCAAAATGTGCTGGAAAACTTTCAACATCATGCTTATGACAAACCGATTTTGA
It encodes the following:
- a CDS encoding type II secretion system protein, translated to MSRNRFSQGFTLIEMALVLMIVSLLIVGSVVILKSQNDQVRYADSRQFLSQIKQALLSFNDVNSYLPCPDVDSDGLEDRVTSGACTDSEGHVPYRDIGLRLSDVRDGFSNLVLYTVNEGATVITTMQDAAHSASYFCNRTCSQGSVSAGVLPVFQLITPPVADDAGQGNYDVCSEGVSSCSHSSQMAYENLSVVLVAGNQRGGVNCNERGTPESENCDGDALFWQGSFAAMPSVGGFFDDTVSGLSGYEVKSHFLKTHPNALFDNTPGSGTPSTGEVPVLPSGTFDTTISDDFNDSGDFLATNGDDSLEVTGDLNAKLNLKNGNNTVQIGGNQNDALDTGTGNDIVWILGNSEAAISLGAEDDNLTIEGDLNGTKSLKAEGGNDFIYIKGNVNNAVDMGAGNDALKIDGLINGDLDGGSGDDTLYVNLTEQEWLDSGYASRVTNFEVVQFNDGSLLNL
- a CDS encoding response regulator produces the protein MGSVLLVDDDQGLRAMLSFSLKGSGFSVYEAETTIDAITLLKEQMIEVVVLDLGMPPNEHAATEGLKLLDWVSEEMLSTKVIVLTGQSADETSYASIKYGAFDFLTKPVEYGVLKQSIDRALLFLKQSLKLKEQEGVQKIELDLEMAKGVKAARNAAELKLLKQVLSDTEFNIHEVARRLGLKRENVYYLINKYGIERS
- a CDS encoding sensor histidine kinase, with the protein product MFSEWIGALAFSTTLVGLTLILVVWYLQAQSRELKNAILKLYEVNKVVNQDALDFIEQAWPILKAAGFKGMKGEIVWFGEVKRIEKGKEAAVSYPVSLAEGGMDFQLLLAAPRLRGEKKLFAQLIFQTFKSLLVLDVSNKNTQFFLSQKRLEKYQLFVQHDIKNLAQFIQLLADQVREVESEDEKHQLVEHLKKVLPGVTGRAEKTIKQMTLSSGAFQGVESIEFASEITRIAKGLDIQYQLHGSFSCSMSYTLFEQVIQNVLENFQHHAYDKPILIDVMPDGHVIFSMARQEGEKDIQSERLFEPFWSSSEKGMGLGLFITRELLSTVGGAIYFEALEYRNRFVVQFCAQLNPE